The following proteins are encoded in a genomic region of Oligoflexus sp.:
- a CDS encoding S8 family serine peptidase — protein MKSRSTRALQPLWVMVAILGCAKAPQKFKLEFPHKDNELILTMRPGEALPTEDLLRSYGSAKVEVLNERSMVVRFPEGETIDLAEVAQDMAGDRRVQAVEANLIYRLDERVPNDPDFTKLYGLRNDGSSGGVAGADLGMTRAWDYSTGSASVVIGIIDSGADYNHSDLAENIWKNPGESGVDANGQDRSSNGVDDDGNGYVDDWHGWDFFNNDNNPMDDNSHGTHVAGTIGGRGNNARGVVGVNWTVSMVPIKVFSGSGESSADVLIKGIDYATALGVVATNNSWGGGAFSDAMLAAIQRANDKGILFVAAAGNESTNNDSVAHYPSSYDVPNIISVAATDRRDALASYSNYGVKTVQVAAPGTDIWSTTPGNTYGLKSGTSMATPHVTGLVALIKSRYPNLDAQALKSRIIGATQFVPQIQSTVKFGRISAASSLEDDTIAPGAVQGVTVLETGVKDLHISWKESGDDADLGQASRYLVRLSSDPIEDETSWNAAKPITVSELVRSNGNVSGRITGLEYNQSAYIAVRAVDNVGNTGGLSASANFTLKPVSVLLTEDASSNGNWPKLDAPWSLTTKNGQTLLTDSATGSYQNNLNIAAETVDFNFNDSDLILDIKSRYQLEAGYDYGYIEISKDRGQTWIELQKISGTSDWSTLSLSLKSVLNGASVFRIRFRLKTDYSITYDGWDIDSFQVVGRQL, from the coding sequence ATGAAGTCTCGCTCGACAAGGGCTTTACAGCCCCTTTGGGTCATGGTTGCTATCCTGGGTTGTGCAAAGGCGCCACAGAAATTCAAACTGGAATTTCCTCACAAAGACAATGAACTCATTCTTACCATGCGTCCCGGCGAAGCCTTGCCAACCGAGGATCTGCTGCGCTCCTACGGTTCCGCGAAAGTCGAAGTGCTGAATGAGCGTTCGATGGTCGTCCGTTTTCCCGAAGGTGAAACCATTGATCTGGCTGAAGTCGCGCAGGACATGGCAGGTGATCGTCGCGTGCAGGCTGTGGAAGCGAACCTCATCTATCGCCTGGACGAGAGAGTTCCGAACGATCCTGACTTCACGAAACTCTATGGCCTCAGAAACGATGGATCATCCGGTGGCGTGGCCGGCGCAGACCTCGGCATGACAAGGGCCTGGGATTACAGCACAGGCAGCGCGTCGGTGGTGATCGGCATCATCGACAGCGGTGCGGATTACAATCATAGCGATCTTGCGGAAAACATCTGGAAAAACCCAGGTGAAAGCGGCGTCGACGCCAACGGTCAGGATCGCAGCAGCAACGGCGTTGATGATGATGGCAATGGCTATGTCGATGACTGGCACGGCTGGGACTTCTTCAATAATGATAATAATCCTATGGACGACAACAGCCACGGGACGCATGTCGCGGGAACCATCGGCGGTCGCGGCAACAACGCGCGCGGCGTGGTCGGTGTGAACTGGACGGTGTCCATGGTTCCCATCAAAGTCTTTTCAGGTTCCGGGGAAAGCTCCGCGGATGTCCTGATCAAAGGTATTGATTATGCAACGGCCCTTGGAGTGGTCGCGACCAATAACAGCTGGGGCGGTGGCGCGTTTTCTGATGCGATGCTGGCCGCCATTCAAAGAGCCAATGACAAGGGCATCCTCTTCGTCGCCGCAGCCGGCAACGAAAGCACCAACAATGATAGCGTCGCGCATTATCCGTCCAGCTACGATGTCCCCAACATCATCTCGGTGGCCGCCACCGATCGCCGCGATGCCCTGGCCAGCTACTCCAACTACGGTGTGAAAACCGTGCAGGTTGCAGCGCCCGGCACGGATATCTGGTCGACCACTCCAGGCAATACCTATGGCCTGAAAAGCGGCACCTCGATGGCGACCCCTCACGTGACCGGCCTTGTCGCCCTCATCAAGTCCCGTTATCCGAATCTGGACGCGCAGGCCCTGAAAAGCCGCATCATCGGGGCCACCCAGTTCGTACCCCAGATTCAAAGCACAGTGAAGTTCGGCCGCATCAGTGCCGCCAGTTCACTGGAAGATGACACTATCGCCCCCGGTGCTGTTCAGGGCGTTACGGTTCTGGAAACCGGCGTGAAGGATCTTCACATCAGCTGGAAGGAAAGCGGTGACGACGCCGACCTCGGTCAGGCGAGCCGTTACCTTGTCCGTCTGTCCTCCGACCCTATCGAAGACGAGACGAGCTGGAATGCGGCGAAACCCATCACGGTCAGCGAATTGGTTCGCAGCAATGGCAATGTCAGTGGCCGCATCACGGGCCTCGAATACAATCAGTCGGCTTATATCGCCGTTCGCGCCGTGGATAATGTCGGCAATACCGGGGGGCTCTCGGCCAGTGCAAACTTCACTCTGAAGCCGGTCAGCGTTCTTCTGACCGAAGACGCAAGCAGCAATGGCAACTGGCCGAAGCTGGATGCGCCCTGGTCGCTGACCACTAAAAATGGCCAGACGCTCCTGACCGATAGCGCCACGGGTTCCTATCAGAATAACCTGAATATCGCGGCGGAAACCGTCGATTTTAACTTCAACGACAGCGATCTGATCCTGGACATCAAGTCCCGCTATCAACTCGAAGCCGGCTATGACTACGGCTATATCGAGATCAGCAAGGATCGCGGTCAGACCTGGATCGAACTGCAGAAGATCTCCGGCACCAGTGACTGGAGCACCCTCTCTCTCAGTTTGAAATCTGTTCTCAATGGTGCAAGCGTCTTCCGCATTCGTTTTAGGCTGAAGACTGACTATTCCATCACGTACGACGGTTGGGATATCGATAGCTTCCAAGTTGTGGGGCGTCAGCTCTAA
- a CDS encoding HAMP domain-containing sensor histidine kinase has translation MKDLARITKTLDFFLSPELRKLETRDIIRMRFLVFAILAVIPIGFVPCLLFRDVNSSASVWMIQGLANLIVSIGLLGSLKRTRDYRRIATASVLWMHVLFVYSLLGFPSIFSLVYLWSSFLVVMSSLIMGMRGALLSFGCLTVLSLLTMTSRYVHGTKWMILNHDIYVQQLVLGLIGSSILTAAVTGVYEFMRDTNEQHQTRQRLLAARHAHTGAVGELVGHVAHEVNNPLAILQGSVTRLRRHLERNEWRHEGRKLLGNMQRSHERIIRVQQSLAIFASGHQHEPFVSQDVRLILKDVQLAMKPQALAQQVALEFHDPGKTLTLRCQPHQLVYVLCSLIQNSLDACRDHRHPEIHVSVRDVDWQLIFAVSDNGKGIDLGAQDKVFQPFFTTKTGGNAQGLSLSVSRGILARHGGEISFESRPGATIFTCQVPRDPATALHIAKGA, from the coding sequence ATGAAAGACCTGGCGCGCATCACAAAAACCCTCGATTTCTTTCTTTCGCCTGAGCTGCGAAAGCTGGAGACGCGGGATATTATTCGCATGCGCTTTCTGGTGTTCGCGATTCTTGCGGTGATACCCATAGGCTTTGTGCCCTGTCTTCTATTTCGGGACGTGAACTCCAGCGCTTCGGTTTGGATGATCCAGGGGCTGGCGAACCTTATCGTCTCCATCGGTCTATTAGGAAGTTTGAAACGCACCCGCGACTATCGGCGAATCGCGACCGCTTCCGTGCTTTGGATGCATGTCCTTTTCGTCTATTCCCTTCTGGGTTTTCCCTCTATTTTTTCCCTCGTCTACCTCTGGTCGTCGTTCCTTGTGGTCATGAGCAGCTTAATCATGGGCATGCGCGGAGCCCTTCTGTCCTTTGGTTGTCTGACCGTCCTTTCGCTTCTCACGATGACCTCGCGCTATGTGCACGGAACGAAGTGGATGATCCTGAATCATGATATCTATGTGCAGCAGCTCGTCCTGGGCCTGATCGGTTCCAGCATCCTGACAGCGGCCGTCACCGGGGTCTATGAATTCATGCGGGATACCAATGAGCAGCATCAGACGCGTCAGCGCTTGCTTGCAGCCCGCCATGCGCATACAGGAGCCGTCGGTGAACTCGTGGGGCATGTGGCCCATGAGGTCAACAATCCCCTGGCCATACTTCAAGGGAGCGTCACGCGCCTTCGGCGTCATCTGGAGCGAAATGAATGGAGGCATGAAGGCCGAAAACTTTTAGGCAACATGCAGCGCAGTCATGAGCGCATCATTCGCGTGCAGCAGTCACTCGCCATCTTCGCCTCGGGACATCAGCATGAACCCTTTGTCAGTCAAGATGTGCGTTTGATCCTGAAAGATGTTCAGTTGGCCATGAAACCGCAGGCTCTGGCCCAGCAGGTCGCCTTGGAATTTCATGACCCGGGGAAGACCCTGACGCTGCGCTGTCAGCCGCATCAGCTGGTTTATGTCCTCTGCAGTTTGATTCAAAATTCCCTGGATGCCTGTCGCGATCATCGGCATCCCGAGATTCATGTGAGCGTGCGCGACGTGGATTGGCAGCTGATCTTTGCCGTTTCTGATAACGGCAAGGGCATAGACCTTGGGGCTCAGGACAAGGTTTTTCAGCCCTTTTTCACGACCAAGACCGGAGGCAATGCGCAGGGTTTGAGCCTGAGCGTGAGTCGTGGGATCCTGGCGCGGCATGGCGGTGAAATCAGCTTTGAAAGTCGGCCCGGCGCCACGATCTTCACCTGCCAGGTGCCGCGTGATCCCGCCACCGCTCTGCACATTGCGAAAGGGGCCTGA
- a CDS encoding DUF885 domain-containing protein: MHRKLRTGLVTLGFMLLAACQTPSAPQSESERLNAFFEKAFQENLALSPQRMTALGIKQDYDRLDDISDAQSQKRMQMAEKNLAELKTFNFEKLDKEAQLSYQIFDRQLQDQQASFPFRFHNFPVNQMFGAQAELPSFLINMHRIENEADARAYISRVRDTKRLFTQLQENIKERENRGVIPPKFVFPKVLSDSKNVITGAPFDASKEPSALLADFKTKIAQAKLDDKTQDALVKDLNQALINDLKPAYEALIATVERLENKASTKVGAWTLPDGEAFYKNQLRQITTTQLTADEIHQIGLAEVKRIHQDMNAIREKVGFRGNLQQFFKHLQKDDRYYYPQSPAGKESYLKDTQAMIDRMDNELPQLFGILPKDKLQVKAVEPFREKSAEIGFYNSPAMDGSRPGIFYVNLWDMRQVPKYEMEALAYHEGVPGHHLQLSISQQLKALPKFRRFGGFTAFVEGWGLYSEYLPKAYGFYKDPYSDFGRLSMEVWRACRLVVDTGIHAKRWTRDEGIRYLSENTPADEGEIIKAVERYIVMPGQATAYKIGMLKIMELRKAAEEKLGQKFDIRAFHDQILKNGPLPLDLLEKEHMAWLETQNRQG; the protein is encoded by the coding sequence ATGCACCGAAAGCTTCGAACGGGACTTGTCACTCTGGGTTTCATGCTCCTGGCGGCCTGCCAGACACCATCCGCGCCGCAGTCAGAAAGCGAGCGGCTGAATGCTTTCTTTGAAAAAGCCTTTCAGGAAAACCTCGCTCTTTCTCCGCAGCGCATGACCGCGCTCGGCATCAAGCAGGACTATGATCGCCTGGATGATATATCCGATGCCCAGAGTCAGAAGCGAATGCAGATGGCCGAAAAAAATCTGGCTGAGCTGAAGACCTTCAACTTTGAAAAGCTCGATAAGGAGGCTCAGCTCAGCTATCAGATCTTTGACCGACAGCTTCAGGACCAGCAAGCCTCCTTTCCCTTCCGCTTTCATAATTTCCCAGTGAATCAGATGTTTGGCGCCCAGGCCGAGCTGCCGTCTTTTTTGATCAACATGCACCGCATCGAAAATGAAGCCGATGCCCGCGCTTATATCAGCCGCGTGCGCGACACCAAAAGACTCTTCACTCAGCTGCAGGAGAATATCAAGGAGCGGGAAAATCGCGGCGTGATCCCGCCGAAGTTCGTCTTTCCCAAGGTTCTTTCCGACTCTAAAAACGTGATCACCGGCGCTCCCTTCGATGCTTCCAAAGAGCCCTCGGCCCTGCTTGCTGATTTCAAAACCAAGATTGCCCAAGCGAAGCTGGATGACAAAACCCAGGACGCTCTGGTCAAGGATCTGAATCAGGCTCTGATCAATGATTTGAAGCCCGCTTATGAGGCGCTGATCGCAACCGTGGAAAGGCTTGAAAACAAGGCCAGCACCAAGGTCGGAGCCTGGACGCTGCCGGATGGCGAAGCCTTTTACAAAAATCAGCTGCGGCAGATCACAACGACCCAGCTCACCGCCGACGAGATTCATCAGATCGGCCTTGCTGAGGTCAAACGTATTCATCAGGACATGAACGCCATCCGCGAAAAAGTCGGTTTCCGAGGCAATCTGCAGCAGTTCTTCAAGCATCTTCAGAAGGATGACCGCTACTATTACCCGCAGAGTCCTGCGGGGAAGGAAAGCTATCTGAAGGACACCCAGGCGATGATCGATCGCATGGACAATGAGCTGCCGCAACTCTTCGGCATCCTTCCGAAGGACAAGCTTCAGGTCAAGGCCGTCGAACCCTTCCGCGAAAAAAGTGCGGAAATCGGCTTCTATAACAGCCCCGCGATGGATGGCAGCCGGCCTGGAATCTTCTATGTGAACCTTTGGGACATGCGCCAGGTTCCTAAATACGAAATGGAGGCGCTCGCCTATCATGAGGGTGTTCCCGGCCATCACCTGCAGCTTTCCATTTCCCAGCAGCTCAAGGCTCTTCCCAAATTCCGGCGCTTTGGGGGCTTCACCGCTTTTGTCGAAGGCTGGGGCCTTTACAGCGAATATCTGCCCAAGGCTTACGGCTTCTATAAGGATCCCTATTCCGACTTCGGCCGCCTTTCCATGGAGGTCTGGCGCGCGTGCCGCCTTGTGGTGGATACCGGAATTCATGCCAAACGCTGGACCCGTGATGAGGGGATTCGCTATCTGAGTGAGAACACGCCTGCGGATGAAGGTGAAATTATCAAGGCCGTGGAACGTTACATTGTAATGCCGGGTCAGGCCACCGCCTATAAGATCGGGATGCTGAAGATCATGGAGCTGCGGAAAGCCGCCGAAGAAAAACTCGGCCAGAAGTTTGATATAAGAGCCTTCCATGATCAAATTCTCAAAAATGGCCCCTTGCCTCTCGACCTTTTGGAAAAGGAGCATATGGCCTGGCTTGAAACCCAAAACCGTCAGGGTTAA
- a CDS encoding HEAT repeat domain-containing protein, with amino-acid sequence MKSWIVLSILAFLAPGKSYATSKGKPAGEADLYRLVEIEDHRNGRDPYLKEALAGKNPQLTARALLALGRIGEPEAAGLVAPFLKNAVADVRLHAAFALGLIKQPESLNVLDEAWGQEKDPKVRAQIFAALGRLQIPAALSVLEKALTQETHALAQSGLAMGFCFLFLAPDAASWPVSEATLATLSTQMKAAAPLGISAAWALARYKGDLNRLPEKELATAISEAREPEAKALALKALSRHKTPATAEVLKGILKNGESHNMRVEAASGLAGHTVEKGLIQSLLDAAGKDLAIVRAAALMTLATYQNLDAATQKSLEEMTRTQPSPWLQGKAYLALIPQLPADQRREVMLKGLAHPDVYVQREIIALLPQLGPEGLNILSRKASDPSILIAGAAVNTLRELDPEQMNDELKKVMLDQLSRHDPVISSTVIDAAGKFGWKDALPLLMQTADEKWSAADFSIQENLMGALISFNDPTTLPLIEKTLRHPVRNVVVKAAEAFAKVSGKPLGKALPVNNRVDEPTPALASIKKALDSEIVLETSKGTIRMVMLKEAPLTATKIVQWAQKGFYNALNFHRVVPHWVVQGGDPRGDGEGGDGMIRDEVSMAPHAPYTVGIATAGKDTGSTQMFFNLGDNTRLDGAYTVFAQVIDGRDVVDRLELGDTIIKATVQPFRGL; translated from the coding sequence ATGAAATCATGGATTGTGCTCTCGATCCTGGCGTTCCTGGCGCCTGGGAAAAGCTATGCAACGTCAAAAGGAAAACCCGCTGGGGAAGCTGATCTTTATAGGCTCGTTGAAATCGAGGATCACCGCAATGGTCGCGATCCTTATCTGAAAGAAGCACTGGCCGGAAAAAATCCGCAGCTGACGGCCAGGGCGCTCCTGGCATTGGGCCGTATCGGGGAACCGGAGGCTGCGGGGCTGGTCGCTCCTTTCCTTAAAAATGCCGTCGCCGATGTGCGTTTGCATGCAGCCTTTGCCCTGGGTTTGATCAAACAGCCCGAGAGTCTGAACGTTTTGGACGAGGCTTGGGGCCAGGAAAAAGATCCGAAAGTGCGGGCGCAGATTTTTGCGGCGCTCGGTCGCCTGCAGATCCCGGCGGCGCTTTCTGTTTTGGAAAAGGCCCTCACTCAGGAGACGCATGCTCTGGCCCAGTCGGGACTTGCCATGGGTTTTTGCTTTCTCTTTTTAGCGCCTGATGCCGCGTCATGGCCCGTGAGTGAAGCGACGCTTGCGACCCTGAGCACGCAGATGAAGGCGGCGGCTCCCCTTGGTATCTCCGCGGCATGGGCTCTCGCGCGTTATAAGGGGGATCTGAATCGTCTGCCGGAAAAAGAGCTGGCAACCGCCATTTCCGAAGCGCGGGAACCGGAGGCCAAAGCTCTGGCCCTGAAGGCGCTATCGCGGCACAAGACGCCGGCGACTGCAGAGGTTTTGAAGGGTATTTTGAAGAACGGTGAATCGCATAATATGCGGGTGGAAGCCGCCAGCGGGCTTGCCGGTCATACTGTGGAAAAGGGGTTGATTCAAAGCCTTTTGGATGCAGCAGGGAAAGACCTTGCGATCGTGCGGGCAGCGGCTCTGATGACGCTCGCGACTTATCAGAATTTGGATGCGGCCACGCAGAAATCCCTGGAGGAGATGACGCGAACGCAGCCTTCGCCATGGCTTCAGGGCAAGGCTTATCTGGCTTTGATTCCCCAGTTGCCAGCGGATCAGCGCCGGGAGGTGATGCTGAAGGGCCTCGCTCATCCCGATGTTTACGTGCAGCGTGAAATCATCGCGCTTTTGCCTCAGCTTGGCCCGGAAGGGTTGAATATCCTTTCCCGCAAAGCTTCTGATCCGTCGATACTGATTGCAGGAGCGGCTGTCAATACGCTGCGTGAGCTTGATCCCGAGCAGATGAATGATGAACTGAAAAAAGTCATGCTCGATCAGCTGTCACGGCATGATCCCGTGATCAGCAGCACCGTGATCGATGCGGCAGGCAAGTTCGGCTGGAAGGATGCGCTGCCTCTTCTGATGCAAACAGCCGACGAAAAATGGAGTGCTGCGGATTTCTCCATCCAGGAAAATCTGATGGGCGCATTGATCAGTTTCAACGATCCCACGACCCTGCCCCTGATTGAAAAAACCCTGCGGCATCCCGTGCGCAATGTGGTGGTCAAGGCTGCCGAAGCCTTTGCGAAAGTATCGGGAAAACCCCTGGGAAAAGCCCTTCCAGTGAATAATCGCGTGGATGAACCCACACCCGCGCTGGCCAGCATCAAAAAGGCTCTGGACAGTGAAATCGTCCTTGAAACATCGAAGGGGACCATCCGCATGGTGATGCTGAAGGAAGCTCCTCTGACCGCCACGAAAATCGTCCAGTGGGCGCAAAAAGGCTTTTACAACGCTTTGAATTTTCACCGTGTCGTCCCCCACTGGGTCGTGCAGGGCGGTGATCCGCGCGGTGATGGAGAAGGCGGCGACGGCATGATACGCGATGAAGTTTCCATGGCTCCGCATGCCCCTTATACCGTGGGCATCGCCACCGCGGGCAAGGATACGGGCAGCACGCAGATGTTCTTCAACCTGGGTGACAACACGCGCCTGGATGGGGCCTACACCGTCTTCGCGCAGGTGATCGATGGCCGTGATGTGGTCGATCGCCTGGAACTGGGAGATACGATCATCAAGGCGACCGTTCAGCCCTTCCGAGGTTTGTGA
- a CDS encoding DMT family transporter, with protein sequence MSRTASSILLLLVAMTSIQFGASFAKQIFHLAHPAGITMLRTSLAALFLLALWRPWRTTWDRSAWPHVLPYGATLGIMNLLFYMSLQRIPLGIAVAVEFTGPLGLALLSSRKKQDLLWVALAALGIILISPITGHDALDPIGILLALGAGFCWALYIVFGQRMGRRIPAGTATALGMLVAALVTIPVGAFYVNEEFFQAKVWWMGLMVAILSSALPYSLEMTALKHLPTKTFGILMSLEPALAALMGLLFLHETLNLQQTLAMACIMAASAGCTLLSPELKEA encoded by the coding sequence ATGTCACGCACCGCCTCTTCCATTCTGCTTCTTCTGGTGGCGATGACCTCGATTCAATTCGGGGCGTCGTTCGCCAAACAGATTTTTCATCTGGCGCATCCTGCTGGCATCACGATGCTGCGGACCAGTCTTGCGGCCCTCTTTCTTTTGGCTCTCTGGCGTCCCTGGCGAACCACCTGGGACCGCTCGGCATGGCCGCATGTGCTGCCTTATGGGGCCACGCTCGGCATCATGAACCTCTTGTTTTATATGTCGCTGCAAAGAATTCCGCTCGGCATCGCCGTCGCCGTGGAATTCACCGGGCCCTTGGGCCTCGCTCTTCTATCCTCGCGGAAAAAGCAGGATCTTCTTTGGGTGGCGCTGGCGGCGCTGGGCATTATTCTGATTTCGCCGATCACAGGGCATGATGCCCTGGATCCCATCGGTATACTTTTGGCTTTGGGCGCCGGGTTTTGCTGGGCGCTCTATATCGTCTTCGGCCAGCGCATGGGAAGGCGGATACCTGCCGGCACGGCCACGGCCCTGGGTATGCTGGTGGCGGCTCTGGTCACGATTCCGGTCGGGGCCTTTTATGTGAATGAAGAATTTTTTCAGGCCAAGGTCTGGTGGATGGGGCTGATGGTGGCGATCCTTTCGAGCGCTTTACCCTATTCTTTGGAGATGACGGCTCTGAAGCATCTGCCGACCAAAACCTTCGGCATTCTGATGAGTCTGGAACCCGCGCTCGCAGCTTTGATGGGACTTCTTTTCTTGCATGAAACATTGAATCTGCAGCAGACCCTCGCGATGGCCTGCATCATGGCAGCCTCGGCGGGCTGCACTCTCCTATCGCCAGAACTCAAGGAGGCATAA
- a CDS encoding thioredoxin family protein, with product MEAWTPDDLKARLDQGERVFLKLWKRSCGICKLSTPATDKMEKDNEFQMTFGKICIDDHPEMMDVAGTEVLPVFFVFDQKKKKGMFTGFKGLDKLQEFVVDSLKA from the coding sequence ATGGAAGCCTGGACACCTGATGATTTGAAAGCCCGTCTCGATCAAGGCGAGCGTGTGTTTCTGAAGCTCTGGAAACGCAGCTGCGGCATCTGCAAGCTGTCGACTCCGGCGACCGACAAAATGGAGAAGGACAACGAGTTTCAGATGACCTTCGGCAAGATCTGCATCGATGACCATCCCGAGATGATGGACGTTGCTGGCACCGAGGTGCTGCCGGTCTTTTTCGTTTTTGATCAGAAAAAGAAAAAAGGCATGTTCACCGGATTCAAAGGCCTCGACAAGCTGCAGGAATTCGTGGTCGATTCGCTGAAAGCCTGA